The genomic region CTGGATCACAGCGAGATCGACCTGCTGACTGGCGGTGACTTTGCGGCACACGAAGGTGGGTTCGCGGCTGCCGCTGCTTCTCTCGGAAACGATCGCGTTGCGCTTTATCATGGCGATACGGCAACGCCAGATGCGCCGCGGGTTCGCACGCTGCAGGAAGAATGTGCCCGTGTGATTCACGGGCGCGCTGCAAACATCCGGTGGATCGAGGGCCAGATGCGTCATGGCTTCCGCGGTGGCGCGGAGATGGCGCAGAGCGTTGACGCGGCATTCGCCTTCGCGGCGACGGCGCGGGCCGTCGACAACGGCGGCTTCGAGCGGCTCTACGAAGCATATCTCGGTGACCCAGTGGTCGCAGCGTTTCTTGCGCGCGAGAACCCCGACGCAATCGCGGCAATGCGGCGCCGGTTCGAGGAGGCGATTGCGCGCGGGCTTTGGCAGCCGCGACGCAACGATCTCGGCGAAATCGCAAACAAAGACGATTCATCGCGCGAGGCAGCGGAATGACGTCGGCGGATCATTTGAGGAAAGGCTGGTGTCCAGGCGCGCATCGTCCGATGCGTTCGGGCGATGGGCTTCTGGTGCGTGTGCGTCCACGCGCCGGCGCACTTTCGCTCAGTTCGTTGCGAGCCATCGGTACGATCGCCGCTCAGTTCGGGTCCGGCGACATTGATTTGACTAATCGCGGCAATCTGCAGATCAGAGGCGTTGGTGACGGCGCGTTCGCAGTGCTTCTCGGTGCCCTGGATACGGCAGGTTTGCTCGACCCGTCTGCGGACGCGGAAGCCGTGCGCAACGTCGTCGTCGATCCGTTGAGCGGGCTTGATCCGCGGCGTGCGGATATTTGCGATCTCGCGGCAGCGCTGGAGACGATCCTGCTGCGAGATGCGCGCTTATGGTCTCTGCCCGCAAAATTCGGTTTCAGTTTTTCGGGCGTGGCGACGCCGCGCATCGGCGGACGCAGCGCGGATATCATGATGTCCGCCCGCGATGATTTTTTCTCCATCGTGCTCGATGGTGCGATTGGAATGGGCTGCGAAGTTGCGCGCGGAGAGGTCGTCGATGCCATGCATCGTCTGGCGCTGGCGTTTATCGAGCTGAAGGCAAACGACGCGAGTTTTCGGCGTATGCGCGACGCGGTTGCTCAGTTCGGCGTCGCAAGGGTATTTGCAATGGCAGGTTTGCCGCTTCCGACGGCCGCGGATGAAGCGGTAGCAGACAGTGTGCCTGTGGGATTGCTGCAGCGGAATGACAGCGTGTTCGGAGCTGGCGTCGGTTTTCCCTTCGGGCGGATTACGGCTGATCAGCTTGCCGCGCTTTGCGATCACGCCGCAGTGGCGGGCGCTGAAGACGTTCGCACAAGCCCAGAACGCGTGTTCGTCTTTCCACTGCAGGATGCGATGCATGCGCACGAATTGCTTCGGGGCGCCAATGCCGCAGGACTGATCGTGCAAGAAGACGATATACGGCTCGCGATGGATGTCTGTCCGGGCGCGCCTGGGTGCAAAAATGCGCGCACGGATACGCGGCGGGATGCGCAGCGCTTTGCCGACACGTTTGCGGGTTCGTTGCACGGCTGCTCGCTGCATATTTCCGGATGCGAGAAGGGGTGCGCGCGGCGGACGGAAGCACGTCTGACGCTCGTCGGCCGCGACGGCCGGTACGATATCATCAGAGACGGTTCAGCGGATTCGATGCGCGTACACGATACGATCAATGCTGACGACATGAGCACGACGATTTCGCGCTTGATCCTGGAGCCCGCAGTATGACGGTACAAGACTACATTCGCGACGGAGCGGCGATATACGCGCGCTCGTTTGCGATCATCCGGGCAGAGGCGGATCTCGCCGGGTTGTCACCGGTCGAGGAGCGCGTCGCGGTGCGGATCATCCACGCCTGCGGCATGGTCGAGGTGGCCCGCGATATTGTGATGTCACCAACGTTTGCGCGCGATGCCGAGGCGGCGCTCAAAGCGGGGGCGCCGATCCTCTGCGATTCGATGATGGTCGCGGATGGTATTACGCGGGCGCGCCTTCCGGCGAAGAACGAGGTCGTTTGTACACTGCGCGATCCGCGCGTGCCTGAGATCGCGGCACAGATCGGCAATACGCGCACGGCCGCTGCCATGGAGCTTTGGCGGCCGAAGCTTGCGGGCTCCATCGTTGTTGTCGGAAACGCCCCGACGGCGCTGTTCCGGCTGTTCGAAATGCTCGATGCGGGCGCGCCAAAACCTGCTGCTGTCATCGGAATGCCGGTTGGCTTCGTCGGTGCGGCTGAATCGAAAGAGGCGTTGGCGGCTGACGGGCGCGTTCCATTTGCAATCGTCAAAGGCCGCAAAGGCGGAAGCGCTATGGCTGCGGCAGCCGTCAATGCGCTCGCAAGTGAGGCCGAATGAGCGAGGTTAAATCCGGCACGTTGTTCGGCGTCGGGCTTGGGCCTGGCGATCCGGAGCTGATGACGCTCAAGGCGGTGCGCGTCCTGAGTTCAGCGCCGGTCGTTGCGCATTTCCGCAAGGCGGGACGCACGGGACACGCGCGAGCCATTGCGAATGCTCATATCCGCGCCGACGTCGTCGAGGCGGCGTTCGAATATCCCGTGACGACTGAGATTGATTTCCGAGAGGATGGATACGTTTCGGCGATCCGCGATTTCTACGAAGAGAGCGCGGCGGCGATTGTCGCTCATCTCGAAGGCGGTAGAGATGTGGCGTTGCTATGCGAGGGCGATCCATTTTTCTACGGATCGTTTCTGCACATGTATGATCGCATCAAGGCTGCACATCAGGTGATGGTCATCCCTGGGATCACGGGAATGTCGGGATGCTGGACGGCGGCGCAGGCGCCGATCACCTACGGTGACGACGTCATGACAGTGTTGCCGGGTACGCTCGATGAAGAGGCGCTGACGAAACACCTTGGCGTTGCCGACGCGGCCGTGATCATGAAGGTTGGCCACAACATCGAGAAGATCAAACGGGCGCTGAGCGCGGCGGGTCGTTTCGACGATGCAATTTATGTAGAGCGCGGAACGATGCCGGGCGAGCGCATCGCGAAGCTGTCTGACCTCGGAGAGTGCGCGGTTCCCTATTTCTCAATTGTCCTGCTTCCGGGCGGACGAGGACGGCGCATCGCATGAATGGACAGTTGACTATCGTGGGGCTTGGGCCCGGTCCGAAAGGTTGGGTGACGCCTGCGGCGACCGATGTCGTCGGCGGGGCGGATGTCATTCTGGGGTACGCGCCCTATGTTAATCGTTTGACGCCGCGGGCCGGCCAGATTTTGGAGGCTTCCGACAATCGCGAGGAGTTGGCGCGGGCGGAACGTGCGCTCG from Hyphomicrobium sp. MC1 harbors:
- the cobG gene encoding precorrin-3B synthase produces the protein MTSADHLRKGWCPGAHRPMRSGDGLLVRVRPRAGALSLSSLRAIGTIAAQFGSGDIDLTNRGNLQIRGVGDGAFAVLLGALDTAGLLDPSADAEAVRNVVVDPLSGLDPRRADICDLAAALETILLRDARLWSLPAKFGFSFSGVATPRIGGRSADIMMSARDDFFSIVLDGAIGMGCEVARGEVVDAMHRLALAFIELKANDASFRRMRDAVAQFGVARVFAMAGLPLPTAADEAVADSVPVGLLQRNDSVFGAGVGFPFGRITADQLAALCDHAAVAGAEDVRTSPERVFVFPLQDAMHAHELLRGANAAGLIVQEDDIRLAMDVCPGAPGCKNARTDTRRDAQRFADTFAGSLHGCSLHISGCEKGCARRTEARLTLVGRDGRYDIIRDGSADSMRVHDTINADDMSTTISRLILEPAV
- a CDS encoding precorrin-8X methylmutase, with the protein product MTVQDYIRDGAAIYARSFAIIRAEADLAGLSPVEERVAVRIIHACGMVEVARDIVMSPTFARDAEAALKAGAPILCDSMMVADGITRARLPAKNEVVCTLRDPRVPEIAAQIGNTRTAAAMELWRPKLAGSIVVVGNAPTALFRLFEMLDAGAPKPAAVIGMPVGFVGAAESKEALAADGRVPFAIVKGRKGGSAMAAAAVNALASEAE
- a CDS encoding precorrin-2 C(20)-methyltransferase, with product MSEVKSGTLFGVGLGPGDPELMTLKAVRVLSSAPVVAHFRKAGRTGHARAIANAHIRADVVEAAFEYPVTTEIDFREDGYVSAIRDFYEESAAAIVAHLEGGRDVALLCEGDPFFYGSFLHMYDRIKAAHQVMVIPGITGMSGCWTAAQAPITYGDDVMTVLPGTLDEEALTKHLGVADAAVIMKVGHNIEKIKRALSAAGRFDDAIYVERGTMPGERIAKLSDLGECAVPYFSIVLLPGGRGRRIA